In Chrysiogenes arsenatis DSM 11915, a single window of DNA contains:
- a CDS encoding DUF1353 domain-containing protein has protein sequence MFYGEIEYRKINAKNHALTAPLVWRDDVGLIRVKKGFTFDGASIPRALWSLVGSPFTGDYTRAACLHDALYASELLSRHAADLLFFQAMLSDGVRYSKAAVMYCAVRVGGWFVWRKHTPKSIKEGCKYVEITTR, from the coding sequence ATGTTTTATGGGGAAATTGAGTATCGAAAAATAAATGCTAAAAACCACGCGCTCACGGCACCGCTAGTGTGGCGCGATGATGTGGGTTTGATACGAGTTAAAAAAGGTTTTACGTTTGATGGCGCGAGTATTCCACGTGCGCTGTGGTCGTTGGTCGGGTCGCCGTTCACAGGCGATTATACTCGTGCTGCATGCCTACACGATGCGCTCTATGCGTCCGAGTTGCTCAGTCGCCACGCGGCTGATCTGTTGTTTTTCCAAGCGATGCTATCAGATGGGGTTCGGTATTCAAAAGCGGCAGTGATGTACTGCGCTGTGCGCGTTGGCGGCTGGTTCGTCTGGCGCAAGCATACGCCAAAATCAATAAAAGAGGGGTGCAAATATGTTGAGATTACTACTCGTTAG